TATCGAGCGGGACGCGAGTTTCGAGCTGCCGCAGGTCCTGCGCGGTGAGGCGGCCGAGATGCTCGTCGAGCCGAATGACGCTCAGCGAGTCGATCACCCCGGCTTCGAAGCCGCTGTACATCGCGAGGACGCAGGCGGCCGGATTGAGCAGATCGTCGGCGACGCTTTCGAGCAACGCGCGGGTGAGCTGTTCGTAAACGGGGCTGTCGCCGGCGACGAGCTGGATGACGCTAAACCCCGCATCGGCGGCGCCGGCGAGATCAGCGGCCCGGTCGGCGGCGAGGAGGACGTTGAGCCCTTCCGTGGCTTGGCGGAGACGCGCCCAGTCGAGAGGCGACTCCAGTAAGAACAGGAGCGAGTCGGCTTCGGCGGTCTTGGCAATCTGCCGCGCCACGTCGCAAAACGTGGCGAGCTGATCAGAGAATTTGGGTGGAGGTGACATCGCAGCGCCGCCTAAGGGACGAAAGCCAGGACGGTGCGTCCCCCCGTGGCGAAAGCGATTGCGAGACTCGGCGCCAGCAGCGGCGTCGGCCGAGGTTGCCCCACGCGATCGGCGGCGAGAGAGAGCATGCCGTCGAGATGCTGCAGTGTAGGCGAGCTGGAGCGTTCGTTCAATGGCGAGTCGACTGTCAGGAGTTCAGCAATAGGGAGTTATGCGCGCCCCGGTTCACCCGTCGAACCACTAAGTAGCCGAATCTGGACTTATCTAAGCCACCGGCTTTGTCGGCGGACGAACTGCCAGTTCGCCGTGCTTTTGCTGCGTCCACCGGCGGAGCCGGTGGGTTGTATTGCCAAACCTCAACGCCCGCGAGCTACCGCTGAGCCGTGCCCGGCTTCTGAGCGACAGGCGTCGGTTGGGGCGCCGCGTCGTACGGGCCGAAGGCGAGCCGATCGTACAGCACCAAGGCGTGGACGGCGTGGCCCAGCGGGCCGGCTTCCCAGTCGCGCGTGCGGTTGGCGTGCATGATATTCGTGAGATAGTTGACGGCGCGAACGGTGCGGTAGTTGTGCAGTTGTTCGTCCGAGCCAGCGTACATCAGCAGTTCTAGTTGATGGCCGGTAGTCTTCAGGCGGCGATCGATGTCGGGATCGGCGCCGGGGCCTTTGAACCAGTCGGTGCTAAAACTGCCGTCGCTGTTTTGCAGGCGGTAGCAGTAGTTTTGGTAGTTGGCGACGAACTTTTGAGCGGCGGCGTACTGGCCGTCGATCGGCTGCCCTGAGGCTTTGCGTTTCTTGACCGCCAGCGCCAGGCCAGCCAACCGATGCGTGCCGCCGCAGGCCGCGGTGCGGACCGGCTGAGCCATTTCCTCAGCGATCAGCTTGGGGAAGTCCCACTGCATGCCTTGGTCGTTGACCCAGGTGTCGTTGATGTCGAGGTAACGTTGCAGGCCAATCAGCTTGAACGTCAGTTCCGTCTTCGGGTAGCAGGTGAGTTTCTCGACTTCGATGAGATCTTGAACGGTGAAGTCTTTGCCCTCGACTTTCAACGGATAGTCGGAGCGAACGCGAGCTTGGGCCAGAATGGCGAGCAATTGGCCATGATGGCCTTGCAGCGCCGGACCGACTTTCGCGCGCAGATCGCCGTCCTCGTTGAGGTACATCAGCGTGCGGTTCTCGCACGGCTGATTGAAGCAGAGCCAACCGACCGCTGTGATCGGTTGCTTGCCGGTCCCTTGCAGCACGCGGCTGTGGACTTCAAAGGCCAGCATGCCGTGCATCACTTCCCATGGGCTCCGTTCCGCGGCGTTCAGCGGACGGCTGTAGTAGTACTTCAGCACCTGGCGGACTTTGTTCCGCAGCATGATCTGATTTTTCGTGAGCGGCGGCAACGCTCGTTGCTGCTGAGCCGGAGTCGTCGGTTCGTCTGAGTCTTCGTAATCCTTGGCGTCGGTCGGATTCTCCACGCGGTCGCTGGGACGAGAATAGCGGTCGGGTTCACCGAGTGCGATGTTGCCGGCGGTGGAGCTCGTTTTGGGAGCTTCGCTGAGCGGCCGGGCGGAACCGGCCGACGGGTCGGCGACGGCGGCGCCGGTCATCTCTGGTTCCTGCGGATCACCCGGGGCGTCGGTATCGGGCGCTGGCGTCTCTGAAAGTTCGTCGATCGGCGCGAGGTCGTCCTCCGCAGCGTCGTCATCGGCGCCAGGCGACGGAGCGACCGTGGGGCCGCTGAACTTGATCGGTGCGTGGAGGCGAGCGCCTCCCTGCTCTGCCGGCGCCGTCTTCGGCTCGGCGGGCGTGGTGGGCAGCGTCGGCGTCGATGCCGTCGGGGCGGCGAGCTGCGGTGCAGGCGCGGCGGCTGCGGGCGCCAACGAGAACGAAGGGCCTTCGCTCGGCGCGGCGACAGCCGGCTCCGGCGTCGTCGGTAGCGATGGGAACTGCGGTTCGGAGAAAGCCTCCTCAGCCGCTTTTTGATTTTTCAGGCTGCTCGAACCGGCCGGGCGCCATTGCCCGGAAGCCGTTTCGGCCGGGGCGTTGGCGGCGACGCGCTGCGGTTGCAGTGTGGGAGCGGGCGTCGTTGGCGCGGCTGCCGACGGGAGCGTGAGCACCGGCGTTGATGCTGTTGGCAGCGTCGGAAACGACGGTTCCGGCGTTGGCTGTGCGACCGTTGCGGAAGTCGTCGGCTTCGATGCCGCAGCCGGCGTCTGCGTTTGCGACGACGAATGAGCTGGACGCAAATCGGGCAGCTTGCCGCGACTGACCATCGACGCAATTGTCGCGTCGAGATCGTTCGACTTGGGCGCTACTTGGGGCGCGAGCGTCGAGGGCGCATGGAACGAATCGTCGATCGCATAGCCGCTTGGCAACGTCCCGGCGAGAATTCCCGCCGTCGCCATGAGCCAACCTGCACGAACGTTCTTCAATGCAAATCGTGAGCGCACCGACTTCATCGTTCCCCCCTCAAGCAACTTCCCAATCGAGTGCGCGACGACGTTGCGGCTGACGAGGCGCCGCTGCCATGGCGGCAGCGAAGCGTAGTGCCGACAACCATGCGGCGTTTTCGCCTAGCATCCCTTCCGAGGATGGCAGGCACGCACGATCGCGCAGCGGGCCGAATTTAATCCCGCCTCCTTGGTATCGGGCGGCGCAGGCCTGAAATTCAACCTGATTGGGGGTGAGAACTCGGGGGTTACAGAGAAGTAACTCGCTGGAGAGGGCGGAGCCGCGCGTCTGTCGCGCGGCGCAGCAAATTGCCGGGAAATATGCTGCTTGCCATACCTCTCAGAGACCAGCCGAACCAGTTTGAGGTCGCTGGCTTCGTTAGATTGCCGAGGCTGCCTCGCCTCGCGCAGTTCTCAACGCACGATAAACGCTTGGCAATCGTCGCGTCGACGAAGAGACGGTTATTTTATTTAACCGTCGTGTCGGCAGGCTGAGTTGCGATGCTAGCGGCCGGCGCCGGCCCGGCGATGCGGTCTGCGTATTGACGCCATGCTTGCACGTCGTTGCCGAGGTCTTCGTCGGAGACTTTCTTCATGGCCTCGACGCCAGCATACTGCATCGCGGGGTCGCGATCTTTGAGCGCCGCGGCAAGGCTGGCGATGCTTTCTTTCGTTTTCATCGCGCCCAGGGCGTCGACGGCCGCCAGGCGAACGTCGAGATCGGCGTCCTTGGCGACAAGGTTGCCTAGCGGGGCGATCGCCTTCGGTTCCTTGCGTTTGCCGAGTTCGCGGCAGCAAGTGACTTTGACGTCGCGGTCTTCGTCGTTGAGGCCGGCGATGAGCATCGCGCTGGCCATCGGCGTCTCAAAATCGGCGACGGTTTCTTGGATCGCGCGGCGAACGATTGGATCGGGCTCTGTGCGGATCTGCAGGGCAAGCTGCTCGCAAGCCTTCGTCTGAGCTTCGCTATCGCCATCTTTCGCGCGGGGGCCCATCTCGCGGATCGACGCCGCCCGCATGCCGGGAGTGATAATCGTCGTGTTTTCTTTCGGATCCCACGGCCAAAGCATGCAACCCGGCGTCGACGCTAGCAGCGCGACGAGAGCCGCGTGCGGGGCTGCCGCGCGGAGAGTCGTCAGAAGTCTCGTCGACATGGTAGATCGGCGTGCTTCGGGCATGGTTGGCTGGAGCGAAAGCGGCGTTTTGGTACGAGCGGGCGGACCGTAACAAAACCGCGAAAGCGTCGCCAGGGCAGGTTGAGTGCGGCGCGCTGACCCACCCCTGCTGCTATCGCCATGCAACGCATTGCCGGCTGCCGCCCCACAACGCCCATTTAGCCTCGTCGCTCGCGGCGGGCATTTACGCCCCAAGTGCCTGATCCAAATCGGCGATGAGATCGCGCACATCCTCAATCCCGCACGAGTAACGCACCAGCGTTTCCGGAATGCCGAGCGCCGCGCGCTGCTCAGCGGTCAGCTCAACGTGAGAGCCAGTCGCCGGCGGAGCGACGACTGTTTCGACGGCGCCGAGATTCGCGGCACGGTGCGCCAGCTGCAGTCGTGGCAGGAACCGCTTCACGGCGTCGAATTCGCCATGCAACTGAAAGCTCAGCACGCCGCCAAATCCGCCCGTCATCTGTCGCTTGGCGACGTCGTGGTTCGGATGGTCTTCGAGGCCAGGGTAGAACACTTGAGCGACGCGCGGGTGCTGCTGCAAATGCCGCGCGACGGTGAGGGCGTTGAAATTCTGCCGCTCGACGCGGAGCGCCAGCGTCTTCATGCCGCGCAGCAGCAGATACGCCGCTTCTGGGTGGAGCGTCGCTCCGGTGATCTCGCGGCGTTGGTAAACGCTGCGGACAAGTTCCGCGTCGCCCGCCAGCACGCCGCCGAGCGCGTCGGCATGCCCTCCCAAAAACTTCGTGGCGCTATGGATCACTAAGTCGGCGCCAAGCTGCAGCGGCTGCTGATTGATCGGCGTCGCGAAGGTATTGTCGACGACGACAATCGCTCCGCGCTCGTGCGCCCGCTGGGCGAGCCGCGCGAGATCGAGCACCTTACAGGTCGGGTTCGTGGGCGTCTCGAGATAGAGCACCCGCAACCCTCCATCGATCGCCCGTTCGATCGCTTCCGCATCCTCGGTTTGGCAGAGCTCGACGACGACGCCGACTCGGGGCAAGAATTCGCTGAAGAGTCGGTTGGTGCCGCCGTAGGTGTCGACGACCGAAACGACGCGATCGCCCGGCGCCAGTAGCGTGAAGAGCGTGTCACTGATCGCGGCCATGCCGGTGGCGAAGCTTGTCGCCGCCGCGGCCCCTTCGAGCAGACGGACTTTTTCCTCAAACACCTGCACGGTGGGGTTGGTGTTCCGTCCGTAGATGTGGCCCGGCGTTTCGCCGAGGGCGACGCTCCGCCATTCGTCGCAATCGCCGTAGCCAAACGAGACGCTGTTGACGACCGGCGTCTGAGTCGCACGTTGCCAGGTCGTGCCCCCCTCCCCTCCCCAGATGGCTTGCGTCGCGCGTTGAGCGGAGGCGAGTGGATTTGGTTGGTCGGCGGGTGGCTGCGGCGAATGGCTCACGGCGGCAGAATTCCTGGGCGATCGTTTGGCAAGGGAAGGTCAGCATTGGCCGGCAAACGATCTGCAGGCGTGCAGACAATTTAAGCGACGGCCAGGATCCCATGAAGTGGGCCGCAGGTGCGGGTGGGCGTAAGTCGAGGCCTGCAAACGGGACGGGCGAGGAAAGAACGGCGCCGCCAGCATTCCAGATGCCGACGCATGTATCTGGACGGGGAACTCGCTAGAATCAGACGGCACGGAATCGTTTTCGCGTTGGAGAAGCAGAGATGAGGAGTGAGAGCCGTCGAACGTCGAGCGCTAGTGCTGCGCTATGCCGATGTTGGCTGCTCCTGCTCTTGATCTTCGCTCCCGTGGCGTCGCTTGCCGGCTGCGGCGGGTGCAGTCAGCAAACCCCGGCCCAGCAAGCGGCCGAACGCAAAGCTCGCGAGCTCAAAGAAATCGAGGAAGCGAAGAAGCGGCTCGAAGAGGAACGCAAGAGCAAGCCGTTCATCGTCGGACATCTGACGCCCCTGTTGAGCGAGAATCTCATCGAGGCGGAAGCGGGCGTCTCGCTGCGATTGGCGAAGCCGGGACACTGGGCGACGACGGTTCAGCCGATGAAGGCGAACCTTGGCGACTTCGAGGGACGCATCACCGTCGCCGCCGTCGATGCCCGCGGCAACCCTCTGCCGATTCCCCACACCTCGTACGAGATGACCTCAAGTCGCCCCGCCGTGCTCGCGAAGGGAATCTCGAAGCGCGTAGAGAACGAACTGCTCGTCCCCAGTGCCGTCGAGAAGTTGAACGTTTCCTCGGAGCTGATCAACGCCGGCGGCAGCATTGCCGACGCGCCGGCGACCGAAGCGTGGACGCTGATGCCGTCGCATCAGTATTTCCTCATGGTGCTCGCCCGCGAGCCAACGCGATATGCGTTCCTGAAAGTCACTGACTCGGTGCAAGCTCCTTACGAAGACATCAACGGCACGGAGTTGCCTCACTACCGCGTCGTGCTCGCCGACGGTAACAAGCCGCTGCCGTTGCCGCCGAACGTGCTGACGTGGACGAGCGTCGCTTACGTCGTGTGGGATGAGGTGAATCTCGACCAACTCGATCCCTCGCAGCGCGAGGCGCTCGTCGATTGGATTCACTGGGGGGGCCGGCTGATCATCAACGGCCCCGATTCGCTCGACGCGCTGCGGGGAAGTTTTCTGAAAGAATATCTTCCGGCGGATGCGGGCGAGCGGACGACGTTCGATCTGCAGTCGCTGGAAGAGTTCTCCACTGGCTGGGGCGCGCGAGCGAACGGCAAGCCGACGGCGGCGATCTCCGTCACGCGGCCGTGGTCGGGCGTCGAGTTGCAACCACGGCCCGGCGCCAAGGCGTTGCCATTCGCCGACAAGTTGTTCTACGAGCGTTCGGTTGGCGCGGGGAGCATCGTCGTCTCTGCGGTGCAACTGGCGGAGCGCGACCTGGTGAACTGGCCTGGATTCGACGGCTTCTTGAACGGCGCCCTGCTCCGCCGCCCGCCGCGAGAATTCAGCGTGGAGGAGGGTGGCGCTTGGACGGGGTTGCAAACGCGTTGGGCTGGCGCTCGCGACCGCGTCCGCGACGCTCACTTCACGACGCCGCTGCGGTGGTTCGCCCGTGACGCCGCGACGAAGGCGAACGCTCGCAACGTTTCCGGCCCCGTCGATAGCTCTGCGAACGCACAATTTACCTACCCAATGAACGCCCAATTCGCCGAGACGCGGCTCGAGGTCGATCGCGCGGGCGGGCTCGGCGATTGGGATGAGTTTGGTCCCGTGGCCACTGCCGGCCGAGACTCGTTGGTCGAAGCCGCTGGCGTCCGCGTGCCGGCCGCCAGTTTCGTGCTCATCTGCCTGGCGATTTACCTGGTTGTGCTTGTGCCGCTCAATTGGATGGTCTTCTACGCGCTGGGCCGCGTCGAGTGGGCTTGGATCAGTGCACCGCTCATTGCGTTGGTCGGCACGCTCGCTGTCGTCCGGCAGGCGCAGCTTGATATTGGCTTCGTCCGTTCGCAAACCGAGATCGCAGTGATGGAACTGCAGGGCGATTTGCCGCGCGGGCACTTAACACGCTTCACCGCGATCTATTCGTCGCTCTCCGATACATACGATTTGGAGTTTGAGAACAGCTCAGCCGTCGCCTCGCCGTTTCCACGCGACGATCGTTGGAATCCCGCGATCGGCGATGTGTTGTCGACCGTTGCGTTCGAGAAGTACGACCAGCCGCGGTTGCGCGGCGTCGAAGTTTCTTCCGCGACGACGCAGATGATCCACAGCGAACAGATGTTGCCGCTCGACGGCCCGATTCGGCTTTCGTCGCAAAGCAACAATCCGCGCCTGCTGCAGGTCGACAATAAGTCGGGCTTCGATTTGACGGACGTGGCGATTGTCTTCCGCGATGGTTCTACCGCCGTGGAGCCTGCCGCATCAGATTCTGCCGCAGAAGCGCAGCGGAAGAGTTGGAGCAAGCTAAAAGGCTTTTGGATCGGCGACTTGGCGAGCGGCGACGGCCGGTTGCTGCAGAAGCTTGAAACGCTGTCGGTGGCCGAAGGCGAGCTGCCGTTCGCCGAAGAGCGGGCGGCCGCGAACGAACTGACGAGCCGCAAACCACTAAACGTCGACCCGCTGCTGCGACTGGCGTTCTGGTTCCCGCAGCTTGACGACCCGATCCACGGGGCTCGCGACGAGTACCGCCTGATCGGTCGCATTAATAAGGTCCTGCCCGGCAGCGTCGTTTCGCCGAGTGCCTCGCAATCGACTGGTTCGACAGTGGTGATCGCCCACCTCCGCTTGGGAGAAGCCGCCGCCGCCGAACCCGACCGCAACAGCCCCCGCGACGTGCAGCCGGCTGGGCAAAAGAATGCTTATGAGGAAGAGCCGCCTACTGAGGATCCTCCGGCAGAAGAACAGGAACAATAGCGAGGCCGTCAGTTGTCCGTGGTCAGTTGTCAGTTGCTTGGGACTTGGACTCGCGAAGAAACAACTGACAACGGACAACTGACGACGGACCATCTTCACATGATCGAACTAAAAAACTTCGGCAAGCAATACGGCGACTTCACCGCCGTCGAGAACCTCAATCTCAAAATTGAGGCGGGGGAAATGTTCGGCTTCATCGGGCCGAACGGCGCCGGGAAGAGCACGACGATTCGCTTCCTCGCGACGCTGCTCAAGGCGAGCCATGGCGAGGGGACCGTCAACGGCCACAGCGTGACGAAAGACCCGATCGCCGTGCGGCGGAGCGTCGGCTACATGCCCGACAACTTCGGCGTTTACGACGGCATGAAGGTCTGGGAGTTTCTCGACTTCTTCGCCGTCGCCTACCAGGTGCCGAAGTCGCGCCGCAAGGCGGTGCTAACCGACGTGCTCGAACTGCTGGACCTCACGCACAAGCGGGACGACTTCGTCAACGGCCTGTCGCGCGGTATGAAGCAACGGCTCTGCCTCGCGAAGACGCTCGTGCACGATCCACCTGTACTGATTCTCGACGAGCCGTCGAGCGGCCTTGACCCGCGGGCTCGCTTGGAAGTGAAGGCGTTGCTCAAAGAATTGCGGCGGATGGGCAAGACGATCCTCATTTCTAGCCATATCCTCACCGAACTCGCCGACTGCTGCACGTCGATCGGCATCATCGAACGCGGTCAGTTGCTGCTCCACGGGCCAATTGAAAAGGTCTACCGCCAGATCCAGCGCAACCGCACGCTCGAGGTCCGCTTCTCCGGCGACCCCGCGGCCGGAGTGAGCTTGATTCGCAGCGATCCGAAGGTGCGGCAGGTGATCGAGGATACGCGCAGCTGCACGGTGGAACTCGACGGCGGCGACGACGACGTCCAGCGGCTGCTGCGTCAGCTCGCGCTCGCCGAGTGCGGGCTCGTGTCGTTCGCCGACAAAGAGCCGACGCTGGAAGACGTGTTCATGCTCGTCACCAAAGGTCTGGTGACTTAACAAGGGGCATGAAAGCCACCGGCTCCGCCGGTGGACGAAGTGCCCCACAGCGTAGCGTGCTCGCGAGCCTTGCCTCTGTTCCGTCCACCGGCTCCGCCGGTGGCTTTTAAGTGATCCCAGCCAACTCGCGTACCTTTGCGGCAATCGCCGCGATATCGCTGCGCGGCACGCGCGGAATCGGCAAGTCAATCGCGTCGTCGCTCACAATCGCCCGGATCTGCGGATCGTGCGGCGCCATCGGCTCTGAACCGACTACGGCTCGCCAAACCTCGATCTTCGTTCCCTCGCAGGTCGTGTCTCCTTCGACGAGCACAAGATCGCAGCCGGCGAAGTGGGGCGCAAATTCCGCGTATCGATCGTAGGTTCCCTTTGCAGCCGCTTCCTCGCGCGGCCGCTCCGGCGGCCAGAAGACGGCGTTCATCGACCGCGACAAGATCGCCGAAACGCAGGCCCCTGCTTCGCGATGCCGGTGCGAATCTTTTCCTGGCGTATCGAGTTCATGCGCGTGATGCGTGTGTTTGATCGTGCCGACCCGCAGCCCGCACGCCGTGAGATGGGCGACGAGCTCGACCATCAGCGTCGTCTTACCGTTGTTCTTGCGGCCAAGGATATGGATGCGCTTCATCGATCGAAATAGCGAAATTTGCAGAGAGGATCAGCGATTGCGGATTGCCGGGAGGCTCGTTTTGCGGGCGATTTGCTGCGATCGGTCGGGTTGACGCGATTGTGCGGGCACGCCTCAAGATAAGCGTCGCGGCTCCCCTACGGTATTCCACTTGTAACCTAAGTTTACATCACTGGAGATTGTTGCTCCCCCTGGCGGACATCGTATGCGCGCAAGCACCCTGGAACCACCCAAAGACGACCTGCTCGAGTCGCTGCTAGGCGGCGATGCGTACCGACCTCCCGAGCCGCAAACGCTCGAGGAAACGGGCCTATCGCCCGTGGTGATTGAGACGCTCATCCTGAAGTATTTGCTGCAGGTCGGCTCGGCCTCGGGCCGCGAGATCGCCGCCCGCATTTGCCTGCCGTTCCGTCTGCTGGAAGAGCTGCTGCTTAGCCTCCGCAGTCGGCAAATGGTGGTTCACAAAGGCCAGTCGCAATTGAGCGACTACTACTACGCCCTCACCGACGTCGCTCAGGAGCGTGCTCGCGTGGCGGCTGCGGCCTGCGCTTACGTCGGCCCGGCGCCAGTGCCGCTCGACGACTACATCATGTCGGTCGAGGCCCAAACGATTCGCGCTGAAGCGGTCCGCCGTCGCGACGTCGAACAGGCCTTCGGCGACGTCTCGGTCGACGGCCCGACGATGGAACTCCTGGGGCCCGCGATCAACTCCGGAGCCGGCCTGTTCCTCTACGGCTTCCCCGGCAACGGTAAGACGACGATCGCCAAGCGGATCACGCGCTGCTTCGGCCAGCACATGTGGATTCCGCAGACGATCGTTGAGGATGGCCAGATCGTCAAGTTGTATGACGCAGCGTTCCACGAAGCGGTGCGGACGACCGAGTCGAATATCATCAAAGTCGCTGCTCACGATCAACGGTGGATCAAAATTCGCCGCCCCACGGTCGTCGTCGGCGGCGAGTTGACGATGGACAGCCTCGAAATTCGTCACGACGCGAACACCAACGTCAGCGAAGCGTCGCTGCAAATGAAGAGCAACGGCGGCTGCTTGCTGATCGACGACTTCGGTCGGCAGCGGATCGAGCCTGCGGCGCTCCTTAATCGCTGGATCGTCCCGCTCGAAAATCGACACGACTACCTGACGCTCGCCACTGGCAAGAAGATCCAAGTTCCGTTCGATCAGCTGATCATCTTTTCGACCAATCTCGAACCGACAGATCTGGCTGACGAGGCGTTCTTGCGGCGTATTCCCTACAAGATCGAGATCGTCGACCCTTCGATCGAAGAGTTCCGCAAGCTCTTCCAGTCAGCTTGCCTGGCGATGGGCTGCCCCTATCAGCCGCAGGCGGTCGATTACCTCGTACAGACCCATTACCGGCCGTATGGCCGACCGCTCCGCCGTTGTCATGCTCGCGACTTGCTCGCGGCGGCGGCGAATTACTGTGTGTTCAACGACACGCCGATGCAGTTGACGCCGCAGCTGCTCGACCGCGTCGCCAAGAGTTACTTCACCGCCCTCAACGGTTAACCAACCACCGCTGGACGCTTTCGTGAACGATCCCGACCGCCAACCGCCGACATTGCCTGGCTACACGCTGACCGCGCGCCTCGGTGCGGGCGGCTATGGCGAGGTTTGGCTTGCGCAGGCGCCGGGCGGCGTGCCGAAGGCCGTGAAGTTCATCTTTGGCTCGTTCAACGACCGTCGCGCGGAGCATGAACTGCGCGCTCTGCATCGCATTAAGTCGGTGCGGCATCCATTCTTGCTGTCGCTTGAGCGGATTGAAGTGGCCGACGACCGACTGGCGATCGTCACGGAACTCGCTGATTCGAGCTTGAAAGATCGCTACGACGAATGCCGTCGGCAAGGCCTGCCCGGTATTCCGCGCGCAGAACTGCTCGGCTACATGCACGATGCGGCCGAAGCGCTCGACTATCTCAGCGAACGGCATTCGCTGCAGCATCTCGATGTGAAGCCCGAAAATCTGTTGCTGGTCGCCGGCCATGTGAAGGTC
This sequence is a window from Lacipirellula parvula. Protein-coding genes within it:
- a CDS encoding HEAT repeat domain-containing protein, coding for MSTRLLTTLRAAAPHAALVALLASTPGCMLWPWDPKENTTIITPGMRAASIREMGPRAKDGDSEAQTKACEQLALQIRTEPDPIVRRAIQETVADFETPMASAMLIAGLNDEDRDVKVTCCRELGKRKEPKAIAPLGNLVAKDADLDVRLAAVDALGAMKTKESIASLAAALKDRDPAMQYAGVEAMKKVSDEDLGNDVQAWRQYADRIAGPAPAASIATQPADTTVK
- a CDS encoding cystathionine gamma-synthase family protein — encoded protein: MSHSPQPPADQPNPLASAQRATQAIWGGEGGTTWQRATQTPVVNSVSFGYGDCDEWRSVALGETPGHIYGRNTNPTVQVFEEKVRLLEGAAAATSFATGMAAISDTLFTLLAPGDRVVSVVDTYGGTNRLFSEFLPRVGVVVELCQTEDAEAIERAIDGGLRVLYLETPTNPTCKVLDLARLAQRAHERGAIVVVDNTFATPINQQPLQLGADLVIHSATKFLGGHADALGGVLAGDAELVRSVYQRREITGATLHPEAAYLLLRGMKTLALRVERQNFNALTVARHLQQHPRVAQVFYPGLEDHPNHDVAKRQMTGGFGGVLSFQLHGEFDAVKRFLPRLQLAHRAANLGAVETVVAPPATGSHVELTAEQRAALGIPETLVRYSCGIEDVRDLIADLDQALGA
- a CDS encoding ABC transporter ATP-binding protein codes for the protein MIELKNFGKQYGDFTAVENLNLKIEAGEMFGFIGPNGAGKSTTIRFLATLLKASHGEGTVNGHSVTKDPIAVRRSVGYMPDNFGVYDGMKVWEFLDFFAVAYQVPKSRRKAVLTDVLELLDLTHKRDDFVNGLSRGMKQRLCLAKTLVHDPPVLILDEPSSGLDPRARLEVKALLKELRRMGKTILISSHILTELADCCTSIGIIERGQLLLHGPIEKVYRQIQRNRTLEVRFSGDPAAGVSLIRSDPKVRQVIEDTRSCTVELDGGDDDVQRLLRQLALAECGLVSFADKEPTLEDVFMLVTKGLVT
- the mobB gene encoding molybdopterin-guanine dinucleotide biosynthesis protein B is translated as MKRIHILGRKNNGKTTLMVELVAHLTACGLRVGTIKHTHHAHELDTPGKDSHRHREAGACVSAILSRSMNAVFWPPERPREEAAAKGTYDRYAEFAPHFAGCDLVLVEGDTTCEGTKIEVWRAVVGSEPMAPHDPQIRAIVSDDAIDLPIPRVPRSDIAAIAAKVRELAGIT
- a CDS encoding AAA family ATPase, which translates into the protein MRASTLEPPKDDLLESLLGGDAYRPPEPQTLEETGLSPVVIETLILKYLLQVGSASGREIAARICLPFRLLEELLLSLRSRQMVVHKGQSQLSDYYYALTDVAQERARVAAAACAYVGPAPVPLDDYIMSVEAQTIRAEAVRRRDVEQAFGDVSVDGPTMELLGPAINSGAGLFLYGFPGNGKTTIAKRITRCFGQHMWIPQTIVEDGQIVKLYDAAFHEAVRTTESNIIKVAAHDQRWIKIRRPTVVVGGELTMDSLEIRHDANTNVSEASLQMKSNGGCLLIDDFGRQRIEPAALLNRWIVPLENRHDYLTLATGKKIQVPFDQLIIFSTNLEPTDLADEAFLRRIPYKIEIVDPSIEEFRKLFQSACLAMGCPYQPQAVDYLVQTHYRPYGRPLRRCHARDLLAAAANYCVFNDTPMQLTPQLLDRVAKSYFTALNG